The Vicia villosa cultivar HV-30 ecotype Madison, WI linkage group LG1, Vvil1.0, whole genome shotgun sequence genome includes a region encoding these proteins:
- the LOC131643518 gene encoding subtilisin-like protease SBT1.3 produces the protein MAKHQITPMENMSFILTTCFLLSIVFLSTTNAEFTKNTYIIQMENSAKPEVFSSHLDWYSSKVKSVLSKSVEAEIDNNDEERIIYSYSTAFHGMAAKLSAEEAKKLESEDGVVAIFPDTKYELHTTRSPYFLGLEPIQANNKSWSEKLVSHDVVVGVLDTGIWPESESFNDAGMTPVPSHWKGACETGRGFQKHHCNKKIVGARIFYHGYEAATGKIDEQADYKSPRDQDGHGTHTAATVAGSPVHGANLLGYAYGTARGMAPGARIAAYKVCWTGGCFSSDILSAVDTAVADGVNVLSISLGGGVSSYYRDSLSVASFGAMEKGVFISCSAGNSGPEPVSLTNVSPWITTVGASTMDRDFPADVSLGNGRKVTGTSLYKGRAMLSVQKQYPLVYMGGNSTSPDPRSLCLEGTLDRKLVAGKIVICDRGISPRVQKGQVVKNAGGVGMILTNTEANGEELVADCHLVPAIAVGEKEGKAIKQYVLTNKKPTATLAFLNTRLGIKPSPIVAAFSSRGPNLLTLEILKPDIVAPGVNILAAWSGVTGPSSLQTDHRRVKFNILSGTSMSCPHVSGIAAMIKAKHPEWSPAAIKSAIMTTAYVHDNTIKPLRDASSAEFSTPYDHGAGHINPRKALEPGLVYDIQPQDYFEFLCKQRLSPSELGIFAKHSNKTCKHTLANVGDLNYPAISVVFPEKTTGSASTIHRTVTNVGPAVSKYRVIVSPFKGAEVKVEPDTLKFTRKYQKLSYKISFKVTTRQSEPEFGGLVWKDGVHKVRSPIVITYLPPM, from the exons ATGGCTAAGCATCAGATCACTCCAATGGAAAACATGAGTTTCATTCTAACAACATGTTTCCTCTTGAGTATAGTTTTCTTATCTACAACAAATGCTGAGTTTACCAAAAACACTTACATCATTCAAATGGAAAACTCGGCGAAACCAGAAGTGTTTTCCAGTCATCTAGATTGGTATTCATCAAAAGTGAAATCAGTTTTGTCTAAATCAGTAGAAGCTGAAATAGACAACAATGATGAAGAGAGAATCATTTACAGTTACAGCACAGCTTTTCATGGAATGGCTGCTAAATTAAGCGCAGAAGAAGCGAAAAAGCTAGAATCTGAAGATGGTGTTGTAGCTATTTTCCCTGATACGAAATATGAACTACACACAACAAGAAGTccttattttcttggtcttgaaCCAATTCAAGCCAACAACAAAAGCTGGTCAGAGAAACTGGTTAgccatgatgttgttgttggagTTTTGGACACTGGTATTTGGCCTGAGAGTGAGAGTTTCAATGATGCCGGAATGACGCCGGTACCGTCTCATTGGAAAGGTGCATGTGAAACTGGTAGAGGGTTTCAGAAGCATCATTGTAATAAGAAGATTGTAGGTGCTAGAATTTTCTACCATGGATATGAAGCAGCAACTGGTAAGATTGATGAACAGGCAGATTACAAATCACCAAGAGATCAAGATGGTCATGGAACTCACACTGCAGCTACTGTTGCTGGATCTCCTGTTCATGGTGCTAATCTTCTTGGTTATGCTTATGGAACTGCAAGAGGAATGGCACCAG GTGCAAGGATTGCAGCTTATAAAGTGTGTTGGACTGGTGGATGTTTCAGCTCAGATATTCTATCAGCTGTTGATACAGCAGTAGCTGATGGAGTCAATGTTTTATCGATCTCTTTAGGTGGTGGAGTTTCATCTTACTACCGCGATAGTCTATCTGTAGCTTCATTCGGAGCTATGGAAAAGGGTGTTTTCATTTCATGTTCAGCAGGAAACTCAGGACCTGAGCCTGTGAGCTTAACAAATGTTTCGCCATGGATCACAACAGTTGGAGCTAGCACAATGGACAGAGATTTTCCTGCAGATGTTAGCCTCGGAAACGGAAGGAAAGTAACCGGAACATCGCTCTATAAAGGAAGAGCTATGCTTTCCGTTCAAAAACAGTACCCTCTGGTATACATGGGAGGTAACTCAACTAGTCCTGATCCAAGATCTTTGTGTTTAGAAGGTACGTTAGATCGCAAACTCGTAGCCGGGAAGATCGTGATTTGCGATAGAGGAATTAGTCCTAGAGTTCAAAAGGGTCAAGTAGTGAAAAATGCAGGAGGTGTAGGAATGATTCTCACAAACACAGAAGCAAATGGTGAAGAGCTTGTAGCAGATTGTCACCTAGTTCCTGCAATAGCAGTAGGAGAAAAAGAAGGCAAGGCAATCAAACAATATGTGTTAACAAACAAAAAACCAACCGCAACATTAGCTTTTCTAAACACAAGACTAGGAATTAAACCATCTCCTATAGTAGCTGCATTTTCATCAAGAGGGCCTAATTTGCTTACCCTCGAAATTCTTAAACCCGACATAGTAGCGCCCGGTGTGAACATTCTCGCAGCATGGAGTGGTGTTACAGGTCCTTCAAGTTTACAAACAGATCACAGAAGAGTGAAATTCAACATACTTTCCGGAACTTCCATGTCGTGTCCTCATGTAAGTGGAATCGCGGCGATGATCAAAGCTAAACATCCTGAATGGAGTCCTGCTGCTATAAAATCTGCAATCATGACAACAGCTTACGTTCATGATAATACTATTAAGCCTCTTCGAGATGCTTCTTCTGCCGAGTTTTCAACTCCTTACGATCACGGTGCAGGTCACATTAATCCTCGAAAAGCTCTCGAACCAGGTTTAGTATACGATATTCAACCACAAGACTACTTTGAGTTTCTTTGCAAACAGAGACTTAGTCCTTCAGAGTTAGGAATTTTTgccaaacattcaaacaaaactTGCAAACACACTCTTGCTAATGTTGGTGACTTGAACTATCCTGCTATATCAGTAGTGTTTCCTGAGAAAACAACAGGTTCGGCTTCGACGATTCACAGAACAGTTACCAATGTTGGACCTGCTGTTTCGAAATATCGTGTTATCGTATCGCCATTCAAAGGCGCTGAAGTTAAAGTTGAGCCTGATACATTGAAATTTACAAGGAAATATCAGAAGTTATCTTATAAGATTAGTTTCAAAGTTACAACTAGGCAAAGTGAACCAGAATTTGGAGGTTTGGTGTGGAAAGATGGGGTGCATAAAGTAAGAAGTCCTATTGTTATAACATATCTTCCACCAATGTGA